The Psychrobacillus sp. FSL K6-4046 DNA window TACGGGTCTCTCAAGCGTCACCTTTAAGGTTTTATCATCCACGGCTTCAACGCCCAATTCTTCTTTTGCCATTTCCCCCATTGATATTTGGGTTGCATTTTTTATTAACCCTTGCATCATATAAGGACCATAGGAACTGCCTGTCTCAGGGTCAATTGCTCTTCTCCAAGAAAATACAAAATCTTTTGCTGTTACTGGAGTACCATTGGACCAGTTAGCATCTCGTAATTTGAATGTATAGGTTAATCCATCTTCTGAAACTTCTGGTTCACCTTCTGCCATTGCAGGCACAGGAATGTTTTCTTGATTTAATCGATAGAGCCCTTCCATTACGTTATTAAGGTAATTAAATGACACAGCATCATCGGCCAAAACTGAGTCCATTGACGGAATCTCTGCACCTGCAACAAGATTTAATTCTTGTACTTCATCAAGTTCAGCAGAATCTTTCCCCTCAGTAGTTTCTGGTTCTTTCGTTGAACTTTCTTTAGTATTTTTGTCCTCATTGCAAGCAACTAGCAAAATACTTAAGGTAAGTAGAAACACCCATAATAATTTCTTTTTCACTTCATTCATCCCCTTTTTTTAACATATTAAGCACTCTATTAATATATTTCACTAATCGCAATAAATCAAATAAAAATTAGATTTTTTAGAATTATCTCATTATTTTTCGTCATAAATATGTATGTTAGCACACTTTTTGATTTGACTGTCAATCAAAATCATATATTCTATTAAGCGCCACTTCTCTAACTTGATACTTTTACTTTCATTTTGACAATAGAAATAGCCAGTAAACTTTCGTTTACCGGCCTTTCTATTAGTTTTTAAATATTTTATAGTCCTCTAGCCATTTCCTTTACAATTTCATCAATTACTGTAGCTGTACCTGACTTATCTTGTACCAATACACTAAAAATATATTGTTCCCCACTACTTCCTTCTATATAACCACTTAGCGTACTAACGCCAGTTAATGAACCTGTTTTGGCAAAAACGTTACCTGAAGTAAGTGGATCTTTTAGACGGTTTCTTAGTGTGCCTCCTACCATTCTGTCAGGATGAGCAGCTACTGGTAAACTTTTAAAATAAGTGGCAAACCAATCTTCCTGTTGTATCTTTAGAAGTAAATCATTAATAGCCAAGCCGGACACTGAGTTTGCGTGAGACATGCCAGAGCCATCTTCAAATTTCCAATTAGACATATCTAAGTTAATGGAATTACCGTACTGCTCCATCACCTTTAAGCCGGCCTTCGTGCTTCCATGATTGCCGTTGACCTTGCCCATTGTTTTAACCAATATATCCGCAATACCATTATTACTTAGCTTCATATAAGGAATGAGTAGTTCTCTTAATGGCATAGATTCTTTTACTGATATTAGTTCAGCGCTTTTAGGAGTGGCAGCTCTAAACAATTTATGTTTCTTATACTCTATCCCTACTTGTTCTAATATGGCTTGGAACATTGTCAATGTATGAGTAGTTGGGTGCTGCATCGTTACCCACTCTCTTTTAGTCTTATCGATCGGTAGATTGCCACTTATGACAATTTGATTTGTTCGATAAGATCTTTCAATCGTAATTGTATTACTTTGGCCAGCCGCTACAGTTTGTGCTTGATTGACAATTTCTAGATCTCCAAGATGGGGTGTTGCTTTTACGGTAGGAGCATTCCCGATTGCAGAACCATTGACATCTATAATAATGGTTCCAGAATCATAGTCAGCATTTGGTGATGTAGTCAATGCAGAAATTGGAGCTGCGTAGTAATACGATTCATCGTTTGCCCATATGCCTGGTGTTAACAACTCATCATCAAACCACTTGTCATCTCCGACAATTCTTCCATCAATCGTTTGAATTCCTTTAGCCTTCAATGCTTGAGCAAATTGTCGTAAGTCTGCCTCCATTAAGGTTGGATCGCCTTGTCCCTGTAAATAGACATCTCCTTTTAATACTCCATTAGATAGCTTACCGCTCGTATACAGACTTGTTTTAAAACGATAATTTTCTCCTAGAACATCTAGCGCTGCGGCAGTAGTAAGCAGCTTCATATTGGAAGCAGGTTTAATAGGTGTATCACCATTATAGTCATACACCACTTCACCAGTCATCCGGTCCATAATCGCAATACTTACTTTTGCACCTGACAGTTTTTCTTGAACGATTGTCGAAATGGATTCACTTAAAGCATCCTCTGTTGTTACCTCTGCTTGAGCTAATTGCCCCATTCCAAACATGCTCACAAATAAGACCCAAGCCATCAAAAGGCTTGCCCACCTTTTCCTCATAATCTTCCCCCATTCTAATTTGCATTAATAGATTAGGGACATATTCCACTTAAAGAAGAAATTTCCTTCCAACAAGTAAAAAAGAGGATTTTCGGAGTGGTATGTTAAGGAAAGCATCTATCAATATTCCTATGATAAATATGTCTATTGAATTAGTATTAGAGAGTATTTGCTGTTTTAGTCGAACATTCATCGTCTCTGCATGTAACGATTTTCCGTAATTTATATATTCCTAAATACGGTTGGCAGCAATTCAGAAATCTTATCTGTCCTTAAGGATGTATCTAGAGATATATAGGGATTCTCTTCTTTTGTAACAATCACTGGGCAAATGAAGGTACTGTCGAATCCAAGCTGCTCCACTCTCTTTTTATTAAAAGTATAATAGCTTTCCTTTTGTGGTGGACCTGCATGAAGAATGCCTATGACGTTATTTTTACTTAGCTCTATCAAGGCTTCTGATAGATTATGGACATTCACAAAAGACCTAAATACATTTTCCCACGCATTATACTGCTTATTTTCTTTTATATGTTCAATGATTAGGAGCGTACGTTTTTCTATATAATGATTGTCCCCATATAATGGCCCTGTCCGTACAATCACATAATTTGGATGATTCTTCATCAAATATTGTTCTCCGGCATTTTTTGCATTTACGTAAATAGCTAGACGAGCTTCGGAAGGTAGCAAACCAGTGGGATCAAGCTCATCGTAATCACCCCTACCATCCACGAACACCGCATCAGTAGATATGAATATGAATTTGGTGACCTCACTCAAATGTGTTACGACATTTTTCAGTCCAATTTCAATAAGCTGATCCTCGTTCTCCATGCTCATAAGACACCAAATGACGACATCCGGTTTTATACTGTTTATTGTCTGTGCAACTAAATGCTTGTCCATTACATCTAAAGGAATGATTTTTTTTGCCACGTTTGACAACCTAGATGTTCCAACAACGGTTAGCGATTCTTCCTGAAGAGCCTTTTGATATAAGATAGATCCTAAAAAGCCAGTGGCTCCAAGAATAAGTACTTTCATTTTATTGCTCCTTTTGTTTTATTTAGTTCAACGTTTTTCTAAAGGAATAGCACCATTTGTCGTATTCAAATTTATTTTCATAAAAACGGTGGGCTTCTTTTCTTTGTAAGCCTGACTCTAAAGCTATGTACTCTGCACCATTTTCTTTAGCGTATTTATGTATGTATGTTAATAATTGTTCACCGTAGCCACCTGAACGCTGTGATGTATCCGTTACTAAATCGTAAACAAATATATGGCGCTTATTGTAAAAGTTCGTTCGCCAGCTAAATCCGATTAAAGAAACCATTTTCTCTTGGACATAGAGGGCATACAACTTGTATCCATCCTTCTGCATTTCGTCCAATAAATCTATGTACGTTTCCATCGTTAAATCTGTTCTTAGTTGATTCATTAAAGGAAATGCTTCTGACCACTGCTCTCTTGTAATTAGCTCTTTTACTGTCTCTAACATTATGTCCCCTCATTTTCTTATTAAAAATTAAACTCAGCTCTTATTATTTGTACGACTTCATATGGACTCAAAAAAGTATTATCGATTCTTATATAATTTTCTCTTTCTATTTCTCCAGGCATTGAATTTAATCTGTTATTTTCCATTGTTGTTAGTAAGTGATGTTCAGATAGCTTCACGTTTCTTTTTGTTGGTTTACATTCTAATCGATGTGGTGTCATATTTCGTTCGAGTCTCTTCTCCACATTGGCTTCTAACTCAACAAAGTAAATAGAAACACCTTTGGATGACATCATTTGACAGATATTCTCTATATCATCCCAATCCTCTTGTTTGTCAAAATACCATACCTTCGTAAAGATCATTCCATCCTGATTACTTTTCAAAAATGATTGAAAAATCTCCATTCGAAACTCGTGAGTCAGTCTCCACATTTCCTCACTAAAGCCAAAAAGTGGCTCTAGCAAATCTATTGTCATATGGTTGTGAAACAGCTTTAGACCTGTTTCCCTCGCAAGCTCCTGTCCAACTGTCATCTTGCCCACTGCTTAGGGTCCAAATATAAAAACAAACTTATCCATTTTAACGCTCCTTACTATCAAAATCCCTACTAATCTTCAATTAACAACATATTTGCGTCATCAAACTCCCATGTATCTGCGTAGGCAATCTCCCAATAATAGCCGTCTCGGTCAGTAAAGTAGCCACCGTAGCCTCCCCAGTCTGTTGCTTGGGCTGCTTTTTGGATAGTTGCGCCTGCTAAATGGGCCATTTTCATTAATTCGTCTACTTCTTCTTTTGTTTTTGCGTTATAAGCAAGTGTGAAGCCTGTAAATCCATTGGATGCATTCGGTGGATTATCCGAATTTATGTCTTTTGAAAGGTCTTCCAATGGATATAAAGCTATTTTAGTACCTTCATTTTTAAAGAAGATAATATGCGGACTTGATTCTGGTCCTCTTACAGCAGTAGCGAATCCTAGTTTCTTGTAAAACTCATGTGCACGGACGATATCCTTTGTCCCAAGTGTAATAATATTTATGCGATTCATTGTAATTCCTCCTAGGTATAGTTTCGAGATTGTGGAGATATTCCATCTTTCATTGAGCCAAATGTATGTCTATTAAAAGGATGTCCATAATAGTAAAGCAGAAATTGTACATTGGTAAACGATACTAATAACAAACAAGGAGTGAAAAAATGAAAAAGCAGGATGACTTTAATACAAAAGCACCTAAAAATGAAAAAATAACGATTGAAAACGGATCTACCTATCCAAACGGTAACCATGTTCCTGGTGACTCTGTTGATAAACATAAAGCACTCGAAGAGGCCAATATCATTCTAACTGGCGACGAGATCAAACAACAAAACGAAAATTTATAATTTTTTCAAATACTAGATGGTATCTCTTTCTAGTATTTTTTTATGGATTTTTCCTAAGTAAATTGGGACTCAAGAAACTGTCTTATTATAAATACTACAAAAGATTTTTCTTTCCTCCTTCCACTTCCTCCTTTTGTAAGTTAGCAGTTAAAATATATAGATTTAAATCATTCTATAAACATACCAAGCAATAATTTGGCAATTATTTAAGAACTATAATACAATCAATTATATGAGTCTAACGAATTAGGTCTAAGGACTCTTATTATAAGTTTTTATTTGAGGATAGGGGAGAAAAGATGAGTATCTATGATTTTGATTTTAAATTACCGGATATCAGTGGTAACTTGGTTTCATTAGAAAAATTTAAGGGGAATGTAGTGTTGATCGTCAATACTGCAAGCAAGTGTGGCTTTACATACCAATATGAAGATTTGCAAAAATTATATGCTCGGTATAAGGAGCAGGGATTTGTAGTCCTAGGATTCCCATCTAATCATTTCGATGACCAGGAGCCTGGTAGTAATTCAGACATTAATCAGTTTTGTAAGATAAATTTTGGTGTACAATTCCCAATGTTCTCTAAGGTAAAAGTAAGAGATCAAGAGGCCGAACCTCTTTTTAATTACCTAACGACAGTTAAGCCATTTAAAGGATTTAACAATTCTCATCCGTCTTCTCGAATACTAAGTTCCATCATTAATGAAAAGGTACCACATTATATGCAAGGAAATTCGATTAAATGGAACTTCACTAAGTTTCTATTAGATCGTAATGGTAACGTTCTACATCGTTATGAATCTACTACAGATACCATTGATATGGAAAAGGATATTGAAGCATTATTATAATAAGCATTGGTTTAAAGGGTAAAATTTTTTTATCAAAATATGATTCTTGTTTTTCGAATTCAAGAATCATATTTTGAAATGCTGGTAGACAATCTAAAGCTTAAATCGACGCAGTAGCAGATGAAGATGCTGCTTGGTCCGCCTTTACACAGTCAATCGCAATAACTAGAGAAATGATGATGGCTTCCATATCCTCTTTCCAGATTTCCACCTGATAGCTATCCCCCCAAGTGAACCATTCCTTACTAACTTGCCCTACCACTTCTCCGTGCTGTAACACCTGGAAATTCATATCCCACCAGTTACCATGCACCTCAATACCAGCTGCATCAATTGAATAACGAGCCTTCAAGAAAGAGAATTCCTTCTTAATCGTTAGTACTTCTTTTCCATTTACCTCC harbors:
- a CDS encoding sugar nucleotide-binding protein, with amino-acid sequence MKVLILGATGFLGSILYQKALQEESLTVVGTSRLSNVAKKIIPLDVMDKHLVAQTINSIKPDVVIWCLMSMENEDQLIEIGLKNVVTHLSEVTKFIFISTDAVFVDGRGDYDELDPTGLLPSEARLAIYVNAKNAGEQYLMKNHPNYVIVRTGPLYGDNHYIEKRTLLIIEHIKENKQYNAWENVFRSFVNVHNLSEALIELSKNNVIGILHAGPPQKESYYTFNKKRVEQLGFDSTFICPVIVTKEENPYISLDTSLRTDKISELLPTVFRNI
- a CDS encoding LURP-one-related family protein; translated protein: MKKLYIKQKVLSLSGKFTVKDQQENDVYYVEGSFMKIPKTFSILNTSRNEIALITKKMFSFLPKFFVEVNGKEVLTIKKEFSFLKARYSIDAAGIEVHGNWWDMNFQVLQHGEVVGQVSKEWFTWGDSYQVEIWKEDMEAIIISLVIAIDCVKADQAASSSATASI
- a CDS encoding glutathione peroxidase encodes the protein MSIYDFDFKLPDISGNLVSLEKFKGNVVLIVNTASKCGFTYQYEDLQKLYARYKEQGFVVLGFPSNHFDDQEPGSNSDINQFCKINFGVQFPMFSKVKVRDQEAEPLFNYLTTVKPFKGFNNSHPSSRILSSIINEKVPHYMQGNSIKWNFTKFLLDRNGNVLHRYESTTDTIDMEKDIEALL
- the dacB gene encoding D-alanyl-D-alanine carboxypeptidase/D-alanyl-D-alanine-endopeptidase, with amino-acid sequence MRKRWASLLMAWVLFVSMFGMGQLAQAEVTTEDALSESISTIVQEKLSGAKVSIAIMDRMTGEVVYDYNGDTPIKPASNMKLLTTAAALDVLGENYRFKTSLYTSGKLSNGVLKGDVYLQGQGDPTLMEADLRQFAQALKAKGIQTIDGRIVGDDKWFDDELLTPGIWANDESYYYAAPISALTTSPNADYDSGTIIIDVNGSAIGNAPTVKATPHLGDLEIVNQAQTVAAGQSNTITIERSYRTNQIVISGNLPIDKTKREWVTMQHPTTHTLTMFQAILEQVGIEYKKHKLFRAATPKSAELISVKESMPLRELLIPYMKLSNNGIADILVKTMGKVNGNHGSTKAGLKVMEQYGNSINLDMSNWKFEDGSGMSHANSVSGLAINDLLLKIQQEDWFATYFKSLPVAAHPDRMVGGTLRNRLKDPLTSGNVFAKTGSLTGVSTLSGYIEGSSGEQYIFSVLVQDKSGTATVIDEIVKEMARGL
- a CDS encoding VOC family protein; the encoded protein is MNRINIITLGTKDIVRAHEFYKKLGFATAVRGPESSPHIIFFKNEGTKIALYPLEDLSKDINSDNPPNASNGFTGFTLAYNAKTKEEVDELMKMAHLAGATIQKAAQATDWGGYGGYFTDRDGYYWEIAYADTWEFDDANMLLIED
- a CDS encoding GNAT family N-acetyltransferase; amino-acid sequence: MLETVKELITREQWSEAFPLMNQLRTDLTMETYIDLLDEMQKDGYKLYALYVQEKMVSLIGFSWRTNFYNKRHIFVYDLVTDTSQRSGGYGEQLLTYIHKYAKENGAEYIALESGLQRKEAHRFYENKFEYDKWCYSFRKTLN
- a CDS encoding shikimate kinase produces the protein MTVGQELARETGLKLFHNHMTIDLLEPLFGFSEEMWRLTHEFRMEIFQSFLKSNQDGMIFTKVWYFDKQEDWDDIENICQMMSSKGVSIYFVELEANVEKRLERNMTPHRLECKPTKRNVKLSEHHLLTTMENNRLNSMPGEIERENYIRIDNTFLSPYEVVQIIRAEFNF